A genomic segment from Candidatus Zixiibacteriota bacterium encodes:
- a CDS encoding dockerin type I repeat-containing protein: MKISRYFVIVMIIALAVVIMKTGANATKPSIIHLFNIEYTISPDSLSSGEVILTSFVTPNFEGSPALWKCKECEITFNIDTIDNLQYKGPMIMTGIASKENPAVFELKFNIPENDTSGFEITIRSRDSIGMLINYFWVTTESKGFFHGNPKKNRGSDPTKRKPRIITKEEQQYRKMKEMEKTPLTEYSAQTLVVGNKTYIRRKGEYKFRLAPTFADPKDAKDDERMIEYWEWMRKDVFILDLSATKDYDFAKGKVDSLISTTKEHHYKVFLTPEQLDTLLENGIKILPYSDPDEEPPENQESSSGGDLLYDNFERSSLGNSWITDDLNPLNGIHIWKIEECPNENPCDGGYRYAWAAGYNQCSQYTHNIESPLLLAEQIYVGEQLRVYISYCINHELASNLPYEYDNCFFWYKLGEEWTSAAVHFGDSWRFPDNDYGWKIYTFQIDNPQGEDSLDFCFKFVSHNIVTSENGVFLDNVWVWGEDSPTVTVSGRINYWELGQPYLQYHSLSYFRVELWDYDLSTNTPRIRVDDGLTFTNNLGYFQFDPVLNMYADNDGTELDIAVRIFADNDTIEVKSDLAGQITYYYDSDVNENVGCGILNLYNIGIDTSKSDYFYVADIARNNFKLWNSVTGLYPGKHTAILNDSVETGASAQSLRISTANDPALAYPDSYDAGVIYHELAHKYELLDRFFDLNISQSHYWNFIVPPGLASLEGFAHFWASFSENREVWYDSYNNFKDTLWVNSENGEWGRQGVTHNLTEGSANAMGDSCEASVAGILWDIYDDNVDDYSGEIDWGILDRPHHPDNVKDNLNISMNEIMDVVLHKTHDLLRPETIEEFWHVWFCDVYSNGLFFEMSDIWFEHGLNSTGNEYTGDINFNGLNCEVSDAVMFVNYFRWGTSAFQGHEQESIINSNVNCDNAALTVADFVYLIRLIIDEESYRNCDPCYEQGFRESTIYSEIIGPESISINDTIRISPFTATTGAENIPLNIEFSNLETVSGLQARLIYDTAIFNPVFLDPQSDTITLAYELLNRCQNYISSGGVVETQRREPGEILIRFLPDMDLNAKISSDSEPIIRLFLDVKNDAPLGETNIAFAEDAYDKNELGDTTGASIFPTLIDGLVTIEELTFICGDANGDGVVDGDDPQYIIDFIFNSGPPPDPMEAADANCDGSVNVGDALYLIQYLQNNGPEPCANCP, from the coding sequence ATGAAAATATCGAGATATTTCGTTATCGTGATGATAATTGCTCTGGCAGTTGTCATTATGAAAACCGGGGCTAATGCAACTAAACCTTCAATAATACACCTATTCAATATAGAATATACGATTTCACCTGATTCGCTGTCCAGCGGAGAAGTAATTCTCACCTCATTTGTCACGCCTAATTTTGAGGGAAGTCCCGCCTTATGGAAATGTAAGGAATGTGAGATTACTTTCAATATCGACACTATCGACAATCTGCAATACAAGGGTCCGATGATCATGACCGGCATAGCCAGCAAAGAAAATCCTGCAGTCTTCGAACTGAAGTTCAATATTCCTGAAAATGACACATCAGGATTTGAAATTACGATTCGGTCAAGAGATAGTATTGGCATGCTTATAAACTATTTTTGGGTAACGACAGAAAGCAAAGGTTTTTTTCACGGCAATCCTAAGAAAAATAGAGGTTCTGACCCTACTAAACGAAAGCCAAGAATAATTACGAAGGAAGAGCAACAATACCGAAAAATGAAAGAGATGGAAAAGACGCCTTTGACCGAATATTCCGCTCAAACGCTGGTAGTTGGCAACAAAACATATATTCGCAGGAAAGGTGAATATAAATTTCGCCTTGCACCTACTTTTGCCGATCCAAAAGATGCCAAAGACGATGAACGAATGATAGAATACTGGGAGTGGATGCGGAAAGATGTATTCATTCTCGACTTGTCCGCTACCAAAGATTACGATTTTGCTAAAGGCAAGGTTGATTCTCTTATCTCAACTACCAAAGAACATCACTATAAAGTTTTTCTGACTCCCGAACAACTGGATACTCTTCTTGAAAACGGAATCAAAATACTGCCATACTCCGATCCTGACGAAGAACCGCCTGAAAATCAGGAATCGTCATCGGGCGGCGATCTGCTTTATGATAATTTTGAACGTTCATCATTGGGAAATTCATGGATTACGGATGATTTAAATCCATTAAACGGCATACATATATGGAAAATTGAAGAGTGCCCCAATGAAAATCCCTGCGACGGTGGATATAGATATGCCTGGGCCGCCGGATACAATCAATGCAGTCAATACACGCACAATATTGAATCGCCGCTTTTGCTCGCCGAACAAATTTATGTCGGCGAACAATTGCGCGTTTACATTTCATATTGCATTAATCATGAACTGGCATCAAATCTTCCTTATGAATACGACAATTGTTTCTTCTGGTATAAATTGGGAGAGGAATGGACAAGCGCGGCTGTACATTTTGGTGACTCATGGCGTTTCCCTGATAATGATTATGGATGGAAGATCTACACTTTTCAAATTGATAATCCCCAGGGTGAGGATTCGCTGGATTTTTGTTTCAAATTCGTTTCTCATAATATTGTCACTTCCGAGAATGGGGTTTTTCTCGACAACGTCTGGGTCTGGGGTGAAGACAGTCCCACAGTAACTGTCAGCGGCCGGATAAATTATTGGGAATTGGGACAACCATATTTACAGTATCATAGTTTATCGTACTTTCGCGTTGAACTATGGGATTATGACTTATCGACCAACACGCCCCGAATCAGGGTCGATGATGGGCTGACATTTACCAATAATTTGGGATATTTTCAATTCGATCCGGTACTTAACATGTATGCCGATAATGACGGAACCGAATTGGATATTGCCGTTCGGATATTCGCTGATAATGATACAATTGAGGTCAAAAGCGATCTGGCGGGACAAATAACTTATTATTACGATTCTGACGTAAATGAAAATGTGGGATGTGGTATCTTAAATTTATACAATATTGGCATAGATACCTCGAAAAGTGATTATTTCTACGTGGCCGATATCGCCCGTAATAATTTCAAGCTTTGGAATTCCGTTACCGGTCTGTACCCCGGAAAACATACCGCTATCCTAAATGACAGCGTTGAAACGGGTGCAAGTGCTCAGTCACTTAGAATATCTACTGCTAATGATCCCGCTTTAGCCTACCCGGACTCTTATGACGCCGGCGTTATATATCATGAATTGGCTCACAAATATGAACTGCTTGACCGATTTTTTGACCTAAATATTAGTCAATCACATTATTGGAACTTCATAGTTCCTCCTGGCCTGGCATCGCTTGAAGGTTTCGCCCATTTTTGGGCTTCGTTTAGTGAAAACCGCGAAGTATGGTATGACAGCTACAATAATTTCAAGGATACGTTATGGGTTAATTCAGAAAATGGAGAATGGGGACGGCAAGGTGTCACGCATAATCTAACGGAGGGTTCAGCAAATGCTATGGGTGATAGCTGCGAAGCATCTGTCGCCGGAATACTGTGGGATATTTATGACGACAATGTCGATGATTACAGCGGTGAAATCGATTGGGGAATTCTTGACAGACCACACCATCCTGATAATGTAAAAGATAACCTGAATATCAGCATGAATGAAATTATGGATGTGGTTCTTCACAAGACGCATGATTTGCTCAGGCCGGAAACAATAGAGGAGTTTTGGCATGTATGGTTTTGTGATGTTTACAGCAATGGCCTTTTTTTCGAGATGAGCGATATATGGTTTGAACATGGCCTTAATTCAACCGGAAACGAATATACCGGCGATATTAATTTTAATGGATTGAATTGCGAAGTGTCTGACGCAGTCATGTTCGTTAATTATTTTAGGTGGGGAACTTCCGCATTTCAGGGGCATGAACAGGAAAGCATAATAAATTCAAATGTTAATTGTGATAATGCCGCTTTGACTGTTGCCGACTTTGTATATTTGATAAGACTGATTATAGATGAAGAGAGTTATCGGAATTGCGACCCCTGCTATGAACAGGGTTTCCGGGAATCAACAATATATTCTGAAATCATTGGCCCGGAGAGTATATCAATTAACGATACGATAAGAATTTCACCTTTTACGGCAACAACTGGAGCTGAAAATATCCCGCTAAATATTGAATTTTCTAATTTGGAAACAGTGAGCGGTTTGCAGGCTCGATTAATATATGATACCGCCATATTTAATCCGGTATTTTTGGATCCTCAAAGTGATACCATTACTCTGGCATACGAACTACTGAATCGTTGCCAGAATTATATTTCAAGCGGCGGCGTGGTAGAAACTCAGCGCCGCGAACCAGGTGAAATATTAATCAGATTTTTACCGGATATGGACCTGAACGCCAAAATCTCATCTGATTCGGAACCGATTATTCGTTTATTTCTTGATGTGAAAAACGATGCTCCTTTGGGAGAAACCAACATAGCGTTTGCCGAAGACGCCTATGATAAAAACGAATTGGGCGATACCACGGGTGCATCTATATTCCCGACTTTGATTGATGGATTAGTAACAATCGAAGAGCTTACTTTTATTTGCGGCGATGCCAACGGTGATGGTGTTGTTGACGGTGATGACCCGCAATATATAATTGACTTCATATTCAATAGCGGCCCGCCCCCAGATCCAATGGAAGCAGCCGATGCTAATTGTGATGGATCGGTTAATGTGGGAGACGCCTTATATCTTATTCAATATTTGCAGAATAACGGCCCGGAACCCTGCGCCAACTGCCCGTAA